TTTCGGCCAGGGCCATCCCCTGGAGCCTCTCAGTGTGCTGGAGTGCTGAGAGACTTCTGTGCCCTGTTGCAGCCCCGGGAGGATGCCCACAGAGAAGCCCTGCTGCAGCTGCCCCTGGCTATCCAGGAGGAACTGCTGAGCCTCGTGCAGGAGGCATCCAGGGGGCAGGGGCCCCAAGCACTTCCCTCTTGGGAGGGGGGGAGCCCAGGTCTGCTGGGTGCTCAGTACCAGGGAGTTGGAGCTCCCCTGAGTGAAGGCAGGGAGTCCCTGGACACTGGACCTATGGGGTGGCAAGAGTCAAGGGCAGAGAGATATGCtgtggagaaggagggagggaagcagggtggTCCCAGGGAGATGGATTTGGGGTGGAAGGAGCTGCCTGGGGAAGAGGCCTGGGAAAGAGAAGTGGCCTTTAGGTCACAGTCAGGGGGAGGAGAGGCAAGGCAGGCAGGCCTCCTGAAGGGGAAAACCTTGGGAAAGGAGGGAGTGCCTCAGGAAAGTGGACGATTCTGTGTCCAGGGTGAGTCTTCTGGTGCCCAGGGCCCCTGTCAGAGGGCAGCACAGCCCCGGGGAGCCTCTCTCCTCCAGCGGCTCCATAATGGGGAGGCCTCACCTCCTAGAGTGCCTAGCCCCCCACCTGCACCTGAACCCCCGTGGCACTGTGGAGACCGAGGAGACAGGGCAGACAAGCAGCAGGTTGTGGCTCGAGGTCGGGGGTCTCCGTGGAAACGAGGCACCCGGGGGGGCAACTTGGTGACTGGCACTCAGCGTTTCCAGGAGGCCCTGCAGGATCCTTTCACCCTGTGCCTTGCCAATGTACCTGGCCAGCCAGATCTCCGCCATATTGTCATTGATGGCAGCAACGTAGCCATGGTGTGAGTACCCAGTGGGGAAGGGGGAGACGGGCAGTTTTATTCACGTTGGGGCCATGTGCTGAGGGGCGAGCACTGCATCTAGGCTGCCAGGCTCTCCTGCTCTGGGGCCCCAGCGTGCCGACCCCTTCCCACTGCAGGCACGGCCTCCAGCATTACTTCTCCAGCCGGGGCATCGCCATTGCTGTGCAGTACTTCTGGGACCGTGGCCACCGGGACATAACCGTCTTTGTGCCTCAGTGGCGCTTCAGTAAGGATGCCAAGGTCAGAGGTGAGTTTGTGCCCGGTCTTTTGTGTCCTGGGCTAGGCCCTGCTTCCACCGTGAGGATAACTGCATTGTGCCCCTCTGTTTCTCTAGAGGGTCACTTCCTGCAGAAGCTCTACTCCCTCAGCCTGctctccctcactccttccaGAGTCATGGATGGCAAGAGGATCTCCTCCTATGATGACAGGTACTTATTTCTCTCCTGGTCCCAGGCTTGATATTCAAGGAGCCCAGTGGGAGAttgagggagagacagaaactCATGACCCTTTGCACTGTCTGTCAGCCTGGGTAGCCGGGCAAAGGGCCAGTTATTCTCTGTGTGCCCATGACTGGTTAGGTAAACCTGCTCCACAGGTGAGATAAGATGGCTGGTGCACAAATGTGTTTGCCCATTCatcattcatcttttatttatcaAACTAAATGATGCTTTGTATGTATATAGTACCTTACTGTCTAGAAAATACTGGTTTAATGGAAAGGTGGGAAAGCTGATGACATGACTAGCTGACAAATGCCTTCTTACCACCCAGATTTCCAAACACGTAGAGAAATGTTCCAACATCTTGGGAAAACCAGagtaaatgttcaaaataaatcaaatgaagaaacacaatCCATGCATAGTAACATAAatcaacatataaataaaacaaataaataaaacatggtataATAGAGAGATCACTGGATTTAGAATTTGAAGATCTGAATTGGAGCTCCAAGTTGCATTACTCATTGACTCTGACGATGGACCAGTCTCTTAGTGAATTAACCTCTTGTCTCAGGACCCTCTACCATTTATTCATGTTCCTTGTGAATATGAAAAGACGGTAAGGTATGTGCTTGCCTCATTCAAGGTGCTAGGCAAGAGTACGGTGATATTCCTTAACTATTCATGGACCCAATCAAGTGTGGCAGAGGGTCTTATCTCTATGGTACAGAAATGGACCAGAGGGTAGGAGTGGTTAATTCTCTTGGCAAAGGCTACCAAGTGACGAAAATGAGAACTTAAAGCTGCGAGatagtttaaatgaaaaaacacaggGCACATCCCCTCAGGGTACACACACGGTGTGAGAAATGGGCAGATTTTAAAAGCTAAGCAATTAAAAAGTTTTACAACTACAAGTTCTTTATTCTCTaggattttcagttttaaataaaaaactagtTTCCAAACCATACCGATGatacattttgtcttttcaaatagtTAACTTTTTCTCCCTAACAAGCAAATGGTATTCTGCAAAAAGGTAGTTCACTTTCTCCCGATGCTATTGTTTTATGTCTGGATTTCACAGATCATCCAAGATATGGAACATTCTTTCCACACCAGCATTGACACAGCACTGAAACGGAAGACCGAGTCAGTAGTAATGAGTTTTGAAGGCACATGTCTGAGTAGTTGTATAGGTGTTGGTAGGAAGACAGCACAATACGAGTTTGGAATTATGCCTAGTTACAGTGACAAATACGCGGTGCACAGCGTAGGCCTGCTGAATGAATGCTGCTGAACCACGTATGATGTGTCACGATAATGGTCACATGTGCTTAACCTGATAATACCTTTTCTATATCAGAGGATATCATATGCAATTGTATGTCATCTCCTTAATTTGTTTCCCAGACAGAAACTGAACCAGACATCTGTCACACCCAGTCCTGATTACTAGTCCCCTCTGTACCACACTGCCTTTCACACACTGACTGCCCACTTAGTGCTCGGTGGGTGGCCTGCAGAAGGAGGCGGGAATGCTGGGAATTTGACTTGAAAGAGCCAAAAGAAACTATAAATCAAAAACTACAGGAACTTGGAGGAAAGGGAGCCCCCTTCCGGCTGGGattttgtggggagggagggatttGTGAGTTTTGTTGAGACAGGGACATGGGATGGGCTGGATCTTATGGTTTCTAAACCTGTTAAAAAAGATCCCCACATACCTCTTTATGAGTCCTACCCCAGTTTTAATGGAATCAGGATGACTCAAGTTGGGCCTAGGCATCTCTTTTTTCAATCTCCTCTGGTGATTCTGTTCATTAGTGAGATTTGGGAAGCACCTTCCAGATGGAGGGAATAATTTGAGAAACATGGAAGAGAGCACAGGGCACGTTTGGGGAACAAGATGTAATCTGATCATGGATTTTGGCACTAGTTGAGAGTAGCTTTGGGAATAGTAGGAGGAAGAAGGCCATAACGGTGGCTGGAGCTGGGTTCTAGAGAGGCTTAACTGCCAGGCCTGGGCATGTGGACTTTATTCAAGTAGATAAAGGGCAAGAATGGAAGAGTTGTGTAGGGGAAGGGCATGTTCTCTTGGGGGAGGGTGGTAAATGGCCGGAGGTGGGGGCCCTCTTTATCAGGAGGCTTTGCAGTCTCTCATTTGCAATGTCCAAATAGCTAAGGTGGTAAtggtgggaatggaaaggaaggaggcagagtgGAAAACTTTCCAGAGGAAATACATGATGGATTTGTGACTGATTGTTGGAGTAGGGTGGAAGAAGACAGAGCCAGGGCCAGATCTTACTGTCTTACCAACCATGCCTGAAGTGTTAAGTGGAGGATTGTGGTGAGTGGTGGGAATGCTCTTTGGATTCCCCGttggatttgtctgtttcctctcTAACCCATGGCACCTGTATCCAGTCAGTCCCCTGCTGGCTGGGTCaaggtgggaggtggagggggaGCAGATCTCCATCACCAGAAGTGGGTCGTGGGAATCGATAGCACTTTTTGGGGTTGGGGCTTTGGAGAATCCTGGATGTTGCTTTGGTTTTTGAGACAGGTTCATGGTGAAGTTGGCTGAAGAGACTGACGGGATCATAGTCTCCAATGACCAGTTCCGGGACCTGGCAGAGGAGTCCGAGAAGTGGATGGCAATTATCAGAGAGCGGTGAGGGGGCTTCCCCTGAGAAAAGGGCTTGGACTCAGACCTTCCTCTAAAACCAGTTATGTCCTGCCACCGGGTGAGGATTCTGCGAAGGGGCTTGGTGTTGGTTGGAAGGATGGTAGCTGACAGCTTCTGGTGGAGTTGGTCTCAGCTGTCTGGGAGGTGTGCAGGGGCCCCTTTGTGACCATACATTCTCTGTCCCTGTCCAGCCTGCTGCCCTTCACCTTTGTGGGAAACCTCTTCATGGTCCCTGATGACCCGTTGGGGCGAAATGGCCCCATGCTGGATGAGTTCCTGAAGAAGCCAGTCAGGTAATGCCTCAGAGTTTCCTAGGtagcccccagccctggccccctCTGCACACGGGCCTTGTAGACCTGGAGACTTGGGGGGAAGTGTGACCTCAATCTGGGCTACCTTAATTCTGTAATGGTTTAGATTGCCTTGTGCTTGACCTTTAACTCTTTCACTGGGAATCCTGACACAGACCCTCcaaggctgggagggaggaagcTTCTGCTTCCTGTTTCCCCTTATCAGTGAGTTTGCTGGAATTATTTGGAACATGGTTGTTTTTACTTATAGCCACTGTATTTAGCACGCCCTCTGCTGGACAATGAAGTGATTAGTTTATTAGACTAGAATAGATCATAATTGTGGCAGGGTTCATCTTCCTGGTTCCAGGAACTGTCTGTCTCCCTTTTGGAAGTGGGTTGACACTGCCCCTCAGTGGTCAGCTTGGGGAACTTCAGAGCCAGGAACAGGGTGGTTAAGGGCAGTGGAGCGCTGGGAGGCCCACAGAGCTCTAACTTCTCCCCAGGATGCACATCGGctcttctgttctctctgcttcttcctaGGGCACAAGGGTCTTCTAAGGCTCAGCATCCTTCCAGGGGCTTCGCAGAACCCGGCAATCAGCagcaggggagagaagaggaggaaaaaggcagTGGTGGCATTCGGAAGACCCGGGAGACGGAGCGGCTCCGGCGCCAGCTACTGGAGGTGTTTTGGGGCCAGGATCACAAGGTGGACTTCATCTTGCAGCGGGAGCCTTACTGCCGGGACATCAACCAGCTTTCGGAGGCCCTGCTCAGTCTCAACTTTTGAGCGTCACCTGCCTGAGTGGCTGCCGCCCCGTCAGCTCCAGCCTCACCCAGCTCAGCCCCTTCGAGGGTCCCTGTGCTGCTCAGACCCTGACCGAGACCCACTTTAAGTTAGTGCACTGGGTTAGGGAAGCGCTGAGGAAGAGCATTTGAGTGTGGGGAATGCTCCTGCCTAGTGCACTTTGGGGACAGGTCCTTCAAGTGACTTGATCTCCCCTTGAGTCAGGACCTCAGCCAGCTCTCAAGAGGTTCTCCTCAGCCTTCACTTCTCAGCCTTGCCATAGCACAGGGTTTCTGTAGGGAGTGAGGGCTGCTGAAGAGGGTAGGTCCTGGAGATTGGGACTGCTGGCTTCTTGAAgctgagctgggggtggaggctaGGGTGGGCGGGAGGGGAATGAAGAACGATGGCAAGGAAGCTGAGCCTTTCCTCTCCCTGGCTGCTGCTCTGGATGGTGCCCAGGCTTGGCTGGGCTCCTGGGAACCTTGGAGGGAATGCTGGGCCCTGGAAAGGCTAGGGGTCTGGGTCACAGGGGGACAGCAGGGAGCTGGtggggaaggcagaaggaaaCTTGGCTTCTGGTCTCAGCAGTGCCTGTCTGTGACCTTGATGGAGCTGCGTGGCCTTTACTTCTGCCTATAAGTCAGACGTAAAAATACTGTTGGGAAGAGACGTGAGAACATGGAGGAGGGCTCCTTGGAGGAAAGGTACTTGGACCAAGTCTCAGGTGTGTTTGTGGCTGTACAGGCTTCTGAACCAAAACCTTGCTCAGAGAACTGAGGGTCCTCTATCCCCAGGGCTTGTGCCCTCAATTTTAACACTGCACCCTCATTCTGATGTGCCCTATAATGGCTGCATCCCTTTTGGGCAACCCCCAAATCCACATTTACAAAACAGTAAGGGGTAATTGTTTGCATTACCAAAATACTCTCAGGGTTCCTCAAAATGGCAGCTCTCCTGTTGTATTCAAGTTTACAGATTAACGAATGTGTCCGAAAGGCCCTGGTTCCATGCACTTGCTGAGGTGTTGCCCGTTCACCAAGCCAATGAAGCCATGTTCTGCAGTGACAATGTTAATGTGAGCAGACCCTAGCATTTTCTCTACAGTACACGTATGTTGCATAAAGCGAGGCCCACttttactttgtgtgtgtatgtatgcggATGGGGTTAGAGATTGTATCTAGACAAACCacttatctggaaaatggaaatggaagaatCAAACCAACTGCTGTCCCACCAGGACATTCCACCCTGACTCCTGCAGGTCATTGTCCTTTATCTGCCTGAAGTCCTCCCGTGCCTGGGAACTGTCTACCTCCAAGGTGGTGCATTCCGTCTCTGGACGTTGTTAGTAGTCCTTCCTTTAGTGTAGCCCCTAACTTGCACTTCTGCCATATGCTGGTCACTCCGCCAGGAATAATATAGGGCCAGTCAACCCAGAGTCCAAGACCAGATAAAGAAGGGGGACAGGTGGCACAGGGTTCTGTGCTGTCTGGGCCTGCAGAAGTCCCTGTAACGGTCCTTTTCAGGCTCTGGCTGTGCTCCCTGAGCAGCacggtgtgtctgtgtgtactgCCACTCCAGCTCCTCATTCCGGCAACGGGGGGAGCTGAGTGCTGATGGAGAGGGGCCCTTCCCAGTGTCTTCACGCCCTCCTCCCTGTTGGTGATGTATCTCACTAGACCCTAGTGACTTGGGCTGGGGGCAGGTGTGCTCAAGAGAGGCTAGTCAGGGAGGTGACAGTGACTCAAAGTCCcctcagaagaaaacagaatggttAATATGCCTGATTTAGGGGCTAGGGAAACTGCTGGTCAAGTTGTGGCAGATACCAGGGTAGATAAAAGAAGAGGGTCTTAGATGAACACttgggacttttttttcctaatagggTTGAGTTTGTAGTTTTTGATATGTTCCTTGCCCCTTTCACTTTCAGTGATGGTGGGTGTGCAGTAGGCCAGAGGTATCTTCTGTCTCTGTGCTGGGGACCTTGGTTGACTGAAGTGGCCTCAATCAGATCAGAGGCAAGTCCTAAGCTTCTTCCAGACTGGAATGTTGGCTTTGTCCTACAGCGTGATGAACTGGGACCAGCGTGTGACTGCTGTATTAACTCACTGCCATCCCGTGATTGACTGAAGGCTGTCCTCGACTTGGGCCTCATCTCTGCTGGCATCCGAATGGCACTGTGAACAAGTGTGCAGGCTGGCCACAGAACACACTGGGAACCGATCATGCCTCATCTTCTAGTCTTGACCTTTATCATAACCTCATGCCCCAAATGTGTTACCAGCTCTTTTGGAAATGGAAGGATCAAGAAGGAAGATGTTACCCATTATAGCTTTCAAAACCCCACATAGGGGAAAGAGTCAGCTAGGGTGTCATAACTGGAAATAAATTCCAAGAGATGAGCCAAAACTAGAGAGAGAATTTATCTTTATTGCCTAAACTGTAGAGCATTCACTAGACAGCaaaaaggagaaatggggaaGGAATGGGACCTGTAGGGAAACCAAACTTGGAAATTCTTTTACAAGGAGTTGAAGAGGACTTGAAAAGGACTTGCTGAGACGGCATCCTTGAAACTGGACAGTCTCTCAGTTAAATAGGTGGACCAACAgaacaacaagaaagaaaggaCGGAGAGGAAGAACCAGATGCTTTCAGGTCTTAAGTAGAGGAGAACCTGAGCCTATTCAGTCGCTAACCGGAAGTCTCTGTTGAGGGACAGGCCGTGGGCCCTGCCATGATCCTCCCCACTTAGGCTATGATTTCCTGCAAGGCGGCCCCCAGCTCTGGAAAAGAATACTGATAGCCAGTGGCCAGTGTCCGCCGTGGGACCACTTTCTGGCCCTCCAGCAGCATGATGGCACGTTCTCGCCCAAAGATAGCTTGCACAGCGGTGCTGGGGAGAGCGATGAAGGCTGGACGGCCCAGGGCTGTGCCCAAGGCCTGAGCAAACTCTGCATTTGTAGtggtggaggctggagccacTCCGTTCAGGACCCCCTGCACGTGGCTTGCTTCAAGGGCATGGGCCAGGATTCCTGCCAGGTCCCTGATGTGAATCCAGGGGAAGAACTGGTGGCCTGAGCCGATGGGGCCCCCCAGGCCCAGGCGGAAAGGCAATAGCATGTGACCAATGGCACCGCCCCCACGGCCGAGCACAACCCCTAGAGCAGGCAAGAAGGTGGTACAGGGAGGCCCCTCAGTCTCCAGGCAGCACCACTCTTCCTCCCCATTTCCCATTTCTTGCTCTTTCCCCATGCTGGCTTAGCTCTAGCACATGAGGGGTATGGTTCTCCTCAGGACTGCCAATCCTCCCATCTGCAGGTTGGCCAGAAGTGGTGGTCTCCTCACTCTAAGCTCAGCTCCCTTTATCACCCCACTCACCCAGCTCAGAGAAAATGTTCCAATCCTGCTTGATACACAGGTCCCTGGTTCTCACCAGAGCGCACCACCACCTGGCGTGTAGAAtctccaggaagcctggctgcaGCTTCCCATTTGGTTACGAGGTTGGAGAAAAAGTCAAAATCTCCTCCTGGGCTGTCCTCGTCATACTCAGCAGTTAGGCTGGGCTGGTAGTAAGCTGTGGGTGGAACAGCACTTGTTTGCCCTCGTTGTCCTAGGTCCTGCCCAGTCCTTTGTAGTCAAGGCTCCCTCTCGGCCTAATCCTCCTTGGCTCTTGGGATCTCCTTATAGGAAGACAGCTGCAGATATTTTCCTCTTGAGCTTCTCCATGAGCTGACCTGTTACTGCCCTGGAGTAACTCTTATCTTTACCTGCAGGGCTAAGCTGAGAGGCTGCtacagtatagtggttaagaATAAAAGTGTGGGCTGACTGAGTTTTAATCTCAGCATTACCATAACCTCTCTGTGcagaatttttgcatctttaaaatgggaataatagtacctacctcatagaattCTCGTGAGATTAAATGCTGTAATGTGTAAAACACTCAGTGGCTGGTGTATGTGCCAAAATTGTTTGCAATTATTTAGTCCCAAAGGTGAAATATAAGAATCAGAAATTCTGTTCCTAAAGAATTGTCTTGTGAGAAGCAAAGGAGTTGGGATTGGGGATTTTTCCTGGCACTGGGAGCAGTGCCactcccctctctttctctgaggGTCCCTGTTTCTCAGTGAAAGTACGTAAAGGTCAGGAGAAACATGCATGGATCAAGGGCCTAAGAAGACCAGCACTCTGTACATGTATAGCTAGAAGGGCTCCAGGTATTCCCTCACTGTGTACTCCCTTCCCCTGGCTAATGTAAGGGATTGGTGATTTGGGGCATACCTACACCTGTAACTAAAACCCAGGCCTGGGGGGGTTGTGCCGCCTTGGTGATGGCTCTAGCCAGTATGTGGGTGGTCTCCAAGCGGCTGCTGAGAACCTCTTTTTGGAAGACTTCAGTCCACCTGCCGGAGAACGGGAATAagtcattaaatatatacatgcacatatcccttctctttccctgggGCCTGTCCCCATCCATTTCTAGTAAAACCCTGCATTGTGGCTTAGAGAAACGGGCCATCTCTCCTGGAGAGGGAAAAAGCATATCGCTTTTTGGGCGTCCTGAGTTATGAGTGAGGACGAAAGTCAACTGGCGGTGTGGGTCGAAGGGAGGGTGGGcatggaagaggagggagggataaGTAATGCGGGATATAGGTTTAGTTCTCCATCTGGCAGCTCCATTCTTCACATCTCAGGGGGTCTCACCAGAGCCgtttcctctcctgcctctgcGCTGAAGGATATCAGTTTTAGGGCCCGGACTGACCTTCGGAGAGGGTTGAGGATGTTCTCTCCCGCCAGGTTGACAGCGGCATCGCAGCGGGGCAGCCCCGACGTAGTGAGCTCATCCTGTCAGAGAAAGCACACAGTGCCCGCCCCGCCCTGCGTGGCCAAACCAGGCCTCCCCCCGCCAGCTTCCAGAGCATTGACATACCCACGTAATCCGATCTGGCCCGGGCTTTCGGGAGACCAGTGTCACTTCGTGGCCTCTGGCTTTCAGAAGTTGGGTTAGGGCTGTCCCAATGAAGCCCGTCCCGCCACCTGATCGGAAAATACGAGGTGTTTATCCTCCCGGGGGGGCGCCTTCCGTCCCCGCATGTGGCCCCTCTTCTGACCCCAAACTTCTCTCTCGCTCCCTCCCCGCGATGCACAGGTGACACAGGTCACAGGGACTAGGGAGATTCGGCTCCTCGGGCTAGGAGGCCAGGGCCAGGCAGTCTGTGCACGAGACAGTGCCCTCCTTCGGAGGCCACCCAGCCCTCAATCTCTGGCTCAATCTTTCCATAAACCCGCCCCCCACTCTCCCTTTCTGCCCTCCCTCACCCACAAGCACCCGCATAGCTACCACGACCTAAGGCGCCTGCGCGAGATttagagccccccccccccccacgcgAGTGCGACCATTCTGTTCAGGCGTCTTTCGGGAAGCGCGCTCCAATTGGTGGACAGGATTGAGACCGGGCGTGGCTCCGCCCGGCGCCCCGGAAGAATTCATAGCGAcagctgtgtgtgtctgtacacgTATTTCATCACGAGGCGTGGCCGGGACTGCGGGGGGCGGGTGGTGGAGGTGAGGGGAGTCGCGggagtgggggagtgggaggtgggggagaagtcGGAGGGGGTTTCCGGGGAGAGGTTGGGGAGTCGGGAGTTGGGGTAGGGGTGGTGGACTAGATCCAGGGGGCGTGAAGCAGGGGA
The nucleotide sequence above comes from Rhinolophus ferrumequinum isolate MPI-CBG mRhiFer1 chromosome 6, mRhiFer1_v1.p, whole genome shotgun sequence. Encoded proteins:
- the KHNYN gene encoding protein KHNYN isoform X2, with protein sequence MPTWGAGSASPDRFAVSAEAEDKVQRQQPHVERIFRVGMSVLPKDCPENPHIWLQLEGPKENASRAKEYLKGLCSPELQDEIHYPPKLHCIFLGAQGFFLDCLVWSTSAHLVPREPGSLMVSGLTEAFVMAQSRVEELVKQLTWDFRPGPSPGASQCAGVLRDFCALLQPREDAHREALLQLPLAIQEELLSLVQEASRGQGPQALPSWEGGSPGLLGAQYQGVGAPLSEGRESLDTGPMGWQESRAERYAVEKEGGKQGGPREMDLGWKELPGEEAWEREVAFRSQSGGGEARQAGLLKGKTLGKEGVPQESGRFCVQGESSGAQGPCQRAAQPRGASLLQRLHNGEASPPRVPSPPPAPEPPWHCGDRGDRADKQQVVARGRGSPWKRGTRGGNLVTGTQRFQEALQDPFTLCLANVPGQPDLRHIVIDGSNVAMVHGLQHYFSSRGIAIAVQYFWDRGHRDITVFVPQWRFSKDAKVREGHFLQKLYSLSLLSLTPSRVMDGKRISSYDDRFMVKLAEETDGIIVSNDQFRDLAEESEKWMAIIRERLLPFTFVGNLFMVPDDPLGRNGPMLDEFLKKPVRAQGSSKAQHPSRGFAEPGNQQQGREEEEKGSGGIRKTRETERLRRQLLEVFWGQDHKVDFILQREPYCRDINQLSEALLSLNF
- the KHNYN gene encoding protein KHNYN isoform X1, coding for MAPNLLGCLPDRQLGLGGQAAMPTWGAGSASPDRFAVSAEAEDKVQRQQPHVERIFRVGMSVLPKDCPENPHIWLQLEGPKENASRAKEYLKGLCSPELQDEIHYPPKLHCIFLGAQGFFLDCLVWSTSAHLVPREPGSLMVSGLTEAFVMAQSRVEELVKQLTWDFRPGPSPGASQCAGVLRDFCALLQPREDAHREALLQLPLAIQEELLSLVQEASRGQGPQALPSWEGGSPGLLGAQYQGVGAPLSEGRESLDTGPMGWQESRAERYAVEKEGGKQGGPREMDLGWKELPGEEAWEREVAFRSQSGGGEARQAGLLKGKTLGKEGVPQESGRFCVQGESSGAQGPCQRAAQPRGASLLQRLHNGEASPPRVPSPPPAPEPPWHCGDRGDRADKQQVVARGRGSPWKRGTRGGNLVTGTQRFQEALQDPFTLCLANVPGQPDLRHIVIDGSNVAMVHGLQHYFSSRGIAIAVQYFWDRGHRDITVFVPQWRFSKDAKVREGHFLQKLYSLSLLSLTPSRVMDGKRISSYDDRFMVKLAEETDGIIVSNDQFRDLAEESEKWMAIIRERLLPFTFVGNLFMVPDDPLGRNGPMLDEFLKKPVRAQGSSKAQHPSRGFAEPGNQQQGREEEEKGSGGIRKTRETERLRRQLLEVFWGQDHKVDFILQREPYCRDINQLSEALLSLNF
- the SDR39U1 gene encoding epimerase family protein SDR39U1, with the translated sequence MRVLVGGGTGFIGTALTQLLKARGHEVTLVSRKPGPDRITWDELTTSGLPRCDAAVNLAGENILNPLRRWTEVFQKEVLSSRLETTHILARAITKAAQPPQAWVLVTGVAYYQPSLTAEYDEDSPGGDFDFFSNLVTKWEAAARLPGDSTRQVVVRSGVVLGRGGGAIGHMLLPFRLGLGGPIGSGHQFFPWIHIRDLAGILAHALEASHVQGVLNGVAPASTTTNAEFAQALGTALGRPAFIALPSTAVQAIFGRERAIMLLEGQKVVPRRTLATGYQYSFPELGAALQEIIA